Within the Rhodopirellula bahusiensis genome, the region CAGCGTGTATCTCGCCGCGACCGGCGATCTGACCGTTGGCGGCGTGGTCGATCCAACAAGTGGTGCAGAAGGCGAGCAAGCAGGCGAATTCACCCCCACCCGCGACCTCGGTTCATCCGGTTTTCAATCTGGCCTGGGGCTGTCAATCAAATCCACCGAAACTCTGACGATCGTGGAAGACCTCCAGTCGCTTGGGTCGCTTTCAATTCAGGGCGATATCCGATTGGAACTTCCTTCGGGTGTTTCGGCTCGGTCTGCTGGTCAGCTTGACATCGTCTCTCGGCACGCTGAGATCCGAGGAAGCGTTGATTCGTTGCAAACGATTGTTCGAGGCACCGCAGGTGACGATACGTTGGTTTTTAAACCCGAATCGTTGGACGGGCCGGTTCGCATCGAAGCCGGCGATGGAGACGACCAAATCGATGTCGTCGAGTTTCCGATGACGATCGACGGCGGCGATGGCGACAACACGATCATCGGGGTCTCCCTTATCCACGAAGTCGTCGCGGCACCGTATTCCGCTTTCGCGACAACGCACCAGAGAGTCTCGACGAAAGAGAATTTTTCTCAAACACCGCTCAGCCGTTTCGTGTCGGAGTTTGCCAAGCCTCCGGTCGTCACGATCAATGACGATCGTTTTGAGTTCTCCGATGGCGTTTTACGATTGAAGCCAGATGGGTTCTTGCAACATCCCGATGATGACGAACTTTCGGTTACGGTAACATTCACCGATCCCGATGATACCGCGCTATCAGTGGACCAGGTCGTGACAATCACGACACAGGCCAACGCGAGCGTATGGACCAATGCTGATCTCGTCGAAGACGTGAATCGCAGCGGCCATGCATCGGCGTTGGACGCGCTCATGGTCATCAACTTTTTGAACCGAGTGGATGATTCTTTGCTCCCCGTGTACCGAGCCTTCGACAGCATGGAGCCCTTTTATGATGTCAACCGCGACGGCCGAGTGACAGCGCTGGATGCATTGAGAGTCATCAACTATCTCTCCTTTGGATCACGAGTTCTAGCGGACAGTGAACCGTCGCGATCTGACCAAAACCGCATGCTAAGAACCGGAGACACCAGTGAGCAGCCAGCGGCGATGTACCCTTCGGAAGGATCGAATTTCGTTTCGCAACGTGGCGACTTGATCGATGACGAACTCGATCGACTGGCAGAGGACGTCGCTTTGGTGCGACTATTTTGACAACAGCAACGCGAAACCACGGTTGGCTTCAACCGATGAAGCGACTTTCGGTAGGTGCTAAACTGAGGCGATGTCGATTTTGCTCCGACTCTCCTCCGCATCCAGGCGTTCGTGTTTTGTCTCTCGTGCCCAATGATCCGATCTCTCGCTGCTTGCGTGCTGTAGAAGAAGGCGACGAAGATGCGACGACCGAACTGTGGGAATTCTGCTACCCGCGACTTTTAAACTATTCCCGTCAAAAATTGCCAAGCCGACTGCGTCGTGTTCTAGACGAAGAAGATGTCGCCCTGAGCGCGTTTAAAAGTTTTTGCCGTGGAGCTCAAATGGGAGCCCTTGGCGACGTGAAAGGACGCGACTCACTATGGAAATTGTTGTTTTGCATCGCGTCTCGAAAAGCTCGTTCCTACATACGCCAACAGAACGCGGCCAAACGAGGCGGCGGTAATGTCAGCGGCGAATCGGCGTTTGAAACGCTCGGCAAAACATCTGGCATTGAGAATGTCGCTTCGCCATCGGACGGTCCTGATGCCCTGGCAATCTTTTCGGCTGATTGTCAAAGGTTGTTTGATTCCTTGGAAGATGACGTTTTGGAGATGATTGCGTTGTTGCGGATTGAGGGCTATTCATGTGACGAGATTGCCCAGCGTGCCGACATGTCCAAACGGTCCGTCGAACGACGTCTTAACTTGATCCGGCAAATTTGGATGAGTGAAGGAGCGATGGATGAGCCTTCCGTCTGACAAGGTAGCGATCCCGAAACAAGTTTCGCACTACGCAATTGAAAACCGTATGGCTGAGGGAGCGTTCGGCGTCGTTTACCTGGGGCGGAATCAACGAAACAATGAACAGGTAGCGATCAAACTTGTAAGGCTCGACCCGAACGCTGACAGTCATGAACGCTTCAAAGATGAGGCGAAACTGCTGGCACAACTCAACCATCCCGGGATCGTACCATTCATCGATGCTGGAATCAGCGGTGACTTTCACTACTTGGTTTCAACGTTTGTCCCCGGGGACACGCTTGAAGTTTGGTTGAAACAGAATCAATTAGCGACCGCCCGCGTTGTTGACATTGCGATCGAACTGACATCGGCGCTTGCCCACGCTCATGCCCACCGCATCGTGCACCGAGATTTAAAACCACAAAACATCATCATGCGTGACGGCCGTCATCCTGTGATTGTGGATTTTGATTTGGCGATTCACGACTTGATTGGTTCAACGGCCAAACGTCGCCGGGGTGTCGTGGCGGGCACGCCCAGTTTTATGTCGCCCGAACAGGTGATAGGGCAAGGCCATCGCATCGACGGCCGCACCGATATTTATTCGCTAGGTGTCATTTTATATCGGATGTTAACCGGGCATCTGCCTTTTCGTTCCAGCGATGCCGAAGAACTCCGCCAGCAGATTCGACAGGACGATCCCCAGCCTCCGCGTCAGTTGGCCCCCGCCATTCCGCCGATGCTGGAACAGGTCTGCTTGAAAGCCATGGCGAAGGATTTCCCTGACCGCCACGCAACAGCTGACGATCTAGCATCCGAACTGGCGTGTGTCCGCCGCGAATTATCGAATCGTAGAGGTCGCGAAACACATCGAGACACTTCGAATACGTCCGAAGATTCGGAATGGAAGGCGACGTCAGGTCCACCGCAATCAAGGATGCAACGCAAACGCGGTCGACGGATAAAGCGAGCGAGCATGCAACGTCAAATTACGCTTTTGCATCTTGCGTCGGACTTATTCTCGTCTTCGGACACACAGGCGATCCTCAGTCTCGACGAACAAAGCGTGATGCACGAGGAGTTCATGCAGTTCTGCCAGGACCTTGTTGTGAAGCAGCAGGGTCGTTTGGTGGGTCGCACTGACCTGGGAGGGCTATTCAGTTTTGGTTTTCCCATCGCAGGCGAAGTTTGTCTGAGACGAGGCGTTCGTACCGCGCTCGAGTTTCAAGACAAGTTTCCTGAACTGGCCGAACGATGGCAGCGAATGAGCGGCGTGACCGTGCTTAGCAAAGCGGTCGTTCATTGTGACCGCGCCGTCGTCGTGAGCGATGGTGAATACGAAACAGAAAATGCTTTTGAACTCAACGGACATTTGCGATATGTCGTCGCTGAAATGACACGAAGAGCGCTACCGCGGCATGTGGTCGTCAGCGACGCGGCGCGTATTGGAGTCAAGACGTACTACGAAACGAAGCCGCTGGATTCGATCCAGCTCGGCAAATCCGAGCAGTTTGCATTGCATCAAGTACTCGGTGAAGGAAAGACTGGGTCTCTCGATTGGGCGGGCCTGCGAGGCCGGCTGACACCTATGATTGGCCGTGACGACGCAACCAGTTGTTTGCAAGAACGCTGGCGTCAAACATCCTCCGGTGAAGGGTCCGTGACACTGGTCTCTGGAGAGCCGGGAATTGGCAAGTCACGATTGATTCATTGGCTATGCCAGTGGGTGGATTCTCGGGCGGGTAAGCCCAGCGATGATAGCCCACGAGAGCAACGTCCCATCCAGCTCTTGATTCACTCTGATCCCTACTATCGACAGAGTAGTCTGCATGGGGTCGTCGCGTGCTTGCGACGAAGCATAGGGATCGACGAATCAGTTCCCGCAATCAAACAACTCAGCAAGATGGTTCGATACCTAGACGATCTGGGGATTGAAGGCGATCAAGAAGTGGGCTTGATGGCATCGTTGCTTTCCATCTCGCTGGCTGGATGCTACCCGCCCCTCGATCTCTCACCAGCGGCGAAAAAGGAAGCCACATTCGAGTTGCTTCGAGACTGGTTGAACGCTTACGCGAAGCGATCGCCGGTTCTCTTGGTGTTGGAAGACCTCCACTGGGCCGACCCGTCGACCTTAGAATTGCTACGGCGTGTCATTGCAAACGGATTTCCTCCTTCGATGATGGCGGTAATGACTCATCGCCCGGAGTTCAAAACAGACTGGGGTGATCATTCGGGTGTCAGTCGCATGAAGCTTCAACGGCTCGACAGTGTGCAAATGCGGGAGATGTTCGCGTTTTGCGTCGGAGAAGAGAAAGCTAACGAGCATGAAGCTTCGGATTGGCTGCAACGAACAGACGGCATTCCTTTGTTCATCGAACAAATTGCTACGATTTTTGAGTCTGGATCCGTTTTAGGGAGCGATGCGATTCCAGATCGCTTGCAAGACTTGCTGCTCTCACGCATGCAAGACGGCGGCAGGATTCCCGAAGCAATTCAGCGAGGCGCTGCCATCGGACGCAGTTTTGATTGGGATGCGATCCAGGCAATTTGTGATGCCACCGATAGCGAACTGAATTTCGAATTGGATACGCTGGTCCGTTCTGAATTGCTTTTCCGCGATTCGCGTCGTGACGACTCACGTTTTACGTTCAAGCACGCTCTGATCCAAGACGCAGCCTATGAAACGATGATTGCTTCGCAACAACAGCTCACTCACGGGCGGATCGCGAATCATTTCCTCGCGTGCCAGTCACCGTATCCGGCCGAAGTCATCGCTCATCACTTCCACCGAGCCCACAACTGGCCCCAAGCAGTGGAACATTGGCTGCAAGCGGCTCAGAATGCGACACAAGCCGCTGCCCATCTGGAAGCCGAGAGCCATCTTGGAATGGCACTTCAGGCACTTGGACACATCGAAGCGTCAGTCGAGCGAGATCGAAAAGAGATTGAGCTACGCAGCCTTTTGGGCGTCCACTTGCAAGCGATTCATGGCTACGCTGCTGCAGAAGTTTTCACGAATTATCAACGGGCATTGATTCTGTGTGAGCAACTTGACGATGCACTGGCCACCTTTCCGGTCGCTTATGGATTGTTCCGCTACCACGTACTTCAATCGCAGCTCAGTCAGGCAAGCAATTTGGCGGAGACCTTATTGAGGACCGCTCGAGAAACGCAAGACATCGCCATGCTGCTGATGGCTCATCGAGCGATCGGAACCACAGACGCTTATCGAGGCAGGCTTGACTCCGCACGCCAACATCTCGAGGCGATTTTGGAGGTTCAGCCCACGATTGAACTGCGAAACGAGATCTCGAAGACCGACGTTGTCGATGTTTGGGTCACCGCTCGGGCATATCTTGCCTGGACGCTTTGGTTGCAAGGCGACTCAAAGCAGGCGCTTGTTCAAAGTGATCAGGCGATTGCCCAGGGCGAACCATTGACGCATCCCGTGTCGCTCATTTTGCCGGTAGGTTTTTCGCAATGGCTACATCAGCTGCGAGGTGACGTTGACCGGACCGAGGCAACTTGTAATCGATCAGATCAACTTGGCAGAGAGTACGGCTTTCCGTTTTGGAACGCGTGGACACTGGCGATTCGTGGCTGGGTCCAGTCCGCCCGCGGCGACCACGAAGGTGCGATACAAACCATCCAAGATGGCGTGACGCAGTGGCGTGCATCCGGAACCACCGCGGGTTGCCATTACTTCTACACATTGCTGGCCGAAAGCTGTCTCAAGAACCATGACTCCGGTGCCGCGTCGGAAGCTTTAAACCAAGCTCAAGCGTTCGCCGACAAAACCGACGAACGATTCTACGAAGCCGAGATTTTACGCCTTCGAGGAGAGGTCGCTTTGTTGTACGACCCTGCGGACAATCATGGAGCGGCGCTGTGGTTTCGCAAATCGATCGAGTTGGCTGAACGACAGGGCGCAACGGCACTCCTGGCCAAAACGAGAAGAAGCCTCCATCGAATTCATTCCTTCAACTCAATCACCGAGTGACGGCGTGAATGCGATGCGAAAGGGCAGGGGATGCAACATCAGCAAGTCCCCAATCCCAAAGCACACATGCAGCGGAATGCCAGGAAATGCTGTCGCATCCAATCTCAAGATCGGCGCACGAAAAAAGCCGCTTGCGAAATTGCAAGCGGCTTTCGGAGTGGAGGATAACGGACTTGAACCGATGACCTACGCGCTGCCAGCGCGTCGCTCTCCCAACTGAGCTAATCCCCCGGGTTGAAGAGGCAGATTATCGACTTGATTCGCGTTGCGTCAAGCCCGTCGGTACCTCGATTCGACGATTCTTTGCACTTCTTCGCTCGGGAAATGCATCTGAAATACGGATGATCTCAGTGTGCCTTATTTCCAACAGCTCAACGTCGCCAGCCTCAAAGTGACGGCCAAATCAGCACGCTGGCCAAGTTGTGATGCTGGTCCGTCCACAATGGGGCGGATTCAACAACGGCCGCATTCGGCTTGTGGGCCACGCTCAGATGCTCCGATTCCCAAAATGAATCGTCGCGATCAGTGGCGATGACCCAGCGTGACGGACGGGTGTAAACCTGGTCGCAATGATCGTTTTGAATCAATCGGCTTGACATTCCGATCGCTTGGGTCAGCCGGTGCGTGAGCGGCACCAAATCGAGATGATTGTTCGAGACGTGGACAGCCAACACGCCATCCTCCGCCAACCGATTCCGGTACAGTTGCATCGCTTCGAGCGTTAGTAGGTGGGCAGGAATCGCGTCGCTGCTGAACGCATCCAAGATCAGCAAGTCAAACTTCTTGTCGGTGTGTCGCTCCAGCAACAAACGACCATCGCCCAAGTGATGCTCGATCGTGGCGGGGCAATCGCTGAGGAACGTGAAGTGTTCTTTGGCGATCGCCAACACATCGGGATTGATCTCGTACATATCCATCGTGTCCGACTCTCGACCGTACGCGGCCAATACACCGCACCCAAGTCCAATGACTCCGATTCGCATTTCAGGTGACTCGGCTTGCATTGTGTGAATCAATCGCCCGACGCCGCTGCTGTGTCCAAAGTAAGACGTCGGAGTCATCCGTTCCGGACCGTGCAACTGGATTCCATGGATCGTATTGCCATGCACCAATTGGATCCGTTCGGCATCGTTCTCGACTCGAAGCACACCAAAGAAGTTGCGACGCTGATCAATCGTGTCGGTTCGATTCGTCAAGGTGGTCACGACGGCAGTGAATCCGATGATCGCTACGATCAATCCGGTGATGCCTTTGGACAATCTCCAATCACAGGTCATCGTCAACCAAGACCGCGATGCCAAGAAAGTGATCGCAACCACACCGATCGACAAAGACATGGCGATGGGAAGTTCGCGGTAGTCCTGGAACACGAGCGGACAAACTAGCGCGACCAGGATCCCGCCCATTGCACCGCCAAACGAAATCAGTGCGTAATACAAAGTCAATCGCTGAGTGGCCGGTTTGCGGGCCGCGGTCTCGCCGTGACACAACAAGCAAACGCCAAACAAGACGACCAAGTAGGAGAGTGCTTCCACGGGCATTTGCCATGTTCCGGGGAACCAGCCTTTCAGCTGAATAACGACAAACGCGAAACCGGTGAAGGCCGCGATAAGTTTGGGGCGATACCAGGTCGGCGAATCAAAACTGACGATGAAGCTCAGCAGATACAGACTCAATGGCAACACCCAAAGAAACGGCATCACGGCAATGTCTTGGCAAACATGGCTGGTCACCACCAACAACATCACGGAAGCCAAGGCCGGCAATCCAATCCAAACGGTCCAGTCCGCAACTCGCAAGCCGGCGAGTACCGGTTGATCGGTTGCAGAAGCTTCGCCTGACGTGGCGACACTTTGCTTTCGTCGACGCAGCAAACTGATTGCCAACCAGCCATCCACGACGACAAAACCGTAAAACGCCAGCGACCAGAAAATGGATTGCTGTTCGATTGACAGCAATGGTTCCACGACAAACGGGTAGCTCAGCAGAGCCACCAACGAACCGACATTGGAAAGGGCATAAAGCCGATAGACGGAGTCGGATTGGTTTTCATAGCTCAACCATGCTTGGACCAAAGGCCCAGTGCTGGAGAGCACGAAATACGGCAGAGCGACGTGTGCGGTCAGCAACCAAAGCAACGCCCACGTTGGGTCTTCGGTTCCGACAGGCTTCCAAGCGTCCGAGGGCGCGATCGGCAAAGACCATGCGGCCGCACACAACAACGCCAGGTGCACGACTCCTTGCAATGCCGGCGGCAAGAAACGTCTGAGACAGTGGGCGTACAGGTAACCAGCGAACAGCAGGACCTGAAAGAACAGCAAGCAAGTCGTCCAAACAGCGGGCGTGCCACCAAACCAAGGCAACACACACTTGCTGATCACAGGTTGAACCTGGAACACCAAAAAGGCCCCCAGCAACGTTGCTCCCGCGAAGACAAACCACGACGTGGTCTGCTTGGAAACGTTGGTTGAATTGATAGTGGAACCTGAAACAACCGAGGTGCACGACGGCATGCGTTCATCTCAACAAGTACGCGCAATGCGGCCTCGCCCCCGCGACGTGGTTCCGCCCGAAAGGGTACCCCACTGACAGTGACAACGCATCAAACAGACCGCAATCGGTGCACCCTTCCAGGTTTCTGTGAGCGGCTCACAACAAACATCCGCTACATCCGAAATAATCCGCACTCGGGAATCACTGCAGCAACGCAAAATGCCTCGCTGGTAAAGACCAACGAGGCATGAGCGGATTCAAGCAGTGTGCTAGCGGCGATCTTTGGATCAGTTCAGTCCGGGATTTGCATCCCGCACGGCGTGATCCATGACTTCAATCGCGGCGTCGGTGTAGCGTTCGTACTCGTTCCAGAAATGATCCATCGCCGCTTCATCCGCGAAGAAGAACATTCGTTGATGAACAGGATCTTTCATTCCGAACTGACGTTTTCCGGGAACGATCACTCGTTCTTCGAAGAAGCGAACCACGTCGATTTCATTCAACACGGGTGTGTAAGGAGCCGGGTCAGCCAAGAAGGTTTTCATCTTGGCTTCGCTTTGGAACAGATACAGCTTTCCAAGGTGTACAACTCCGAACTTCGGATTGCCTTCGATCCATTGATCTTCGTTGATCACGGTAACGGAACAGAAACCTTCCATCGCGAGCTTGGGCTGGTCGGTACCAAAGGCTGGCGTTTTGGCTTCCCGTTGAGGTGCTGCTTGAGCGGGCATGCCAAGCGTCATTCCGTCAGTGCGTGCTCCGGCCAGTTGACCGGTCGCTCCGCCAGCGAACTGACTGTCGGGCGAAGGCAGGTTGTTCGATGCAACGTGCGGGTTCTGCTGAGTTCGAGGTGGTGTGGTTGCGACAGCAGCCTTCGCAGGAGTGGTCGGCGAAGCGTTGGACGCCAACATCGTTTGCGGTGCGTTTGGTGCTTGTGTGGCGGGTGCCGCCGCGGGCATTTTTCTAGCCGCGAGTGCCAACATCGCGATGTAGCGAGTCGGATCTTGTGGACTGACCGACGTGCCCAAAGGCTTGCCAGTTGGCGTGATCATCACGTCGGTCGGAAACTTGGTGACGCCAAACATTTTGGCCAACTCAGGCGATTTGCCAGCGTGGACTTTGACGGGCACAAACTTCTTCTCGACGGCTGAGCCCACTTCAGGGCTCTTGAAAGCACCGGCTTCCAAGCGATCACACCAAACGCAATTGTCGCTGGTGAAGTGCAGCAACAATCCTTTGCCGTTTTGCTGTGCTTCCGCTTGGGCAGCGGTCAAATCTTTTCGCCAAGTAATTTCTGCTTGGGCGACACCGGTGAAGATCGTTGTCAGACCGAGCAAGACCGTCGCCGGCATCACTCGCGACCATTGCGAGGACGCAGTGGAAGAATCAATTCGCGGTGGTTTGGAGGTCAAACGCATCGGACAAAATCCTTTTTGTCTTTCTCAAAGGGAGCCAAAGTCGGCTCAGGTGTGCCGGTATCGGTGGTATCGGAAGCGTCGACCTTGACGCTTGAGCGGAACCTACGAAGTTTCCGGCGGTGGCCGCCACACCAATGGAGGGTGTTTCGGATTGAGTCCACCAATCGATTGAAAGGCAGTTTCACGGAGTCAGCAGGCGAACCACGACCTGCGGCGTGGTGCGTCTAGAGCTTCGGCACGGGGCGTTTTGGCGCTCGCTTGATCATGCGTTTTTGATCGTCGCGTGGTGGCGGATTGTTGTTCCCGTTGTTACCGCCGTTGTTGTTTCGAGGCGGACTCAAATCGGTGAACGTCTCGGTCCAAACCCAACCAATCGGAACTTCCAACTCTTTTTCCGCCAGCATTGCCCAAGGGGTGCCTTCATGATCGGCGACCACACGTTGCAAGAATTCGCGAGCGGTATCCGCCTCGCGTTGCCACTTGCTACCGACCGAGATTTCGTCAGCCGGTTTCAGAACCCACGTGTTGTTTTTCTCTTTCTCGAAAGGCATCCCACGCTTCGCTTTCGCGAGAATCGCGTTGTAGGTCTCCGTCCGAACTTTTTGAGCCAACACACGGCCGTACGCCAAATCGAATCCCGCCAACCAGCGAAGACTCTCTTCTTCCTCGCGATCTTTCAAACCTTGCTCCAAGGTCGCAGCCAGCTGAATCAAAACCGGTTCCAATTTCGCGGCATCTTGCTGAGCAGTCGTCAACGCTTGAGCCAACCCAGCTTCGTTGCGTTTCACGAATCGAGTTTGAGGGCGTTGGATCCCATT harbors:
- a CDS encoding ECF-type sigma factor, with the translated sequence MRAVEEGDEDATTELWEFCYPRLLNYSRQKLPSRLRRVLDEEDVALSAFKSFCRGAQMGALGDVKGRDSLWKLLFCIASRKARSYIRQQNAAKRGGGNVSGESAFETLGKTSGIENVASPSDGPDALAIFSADCQRLFDSLEDDVLEMIALLRIEGYSCDEIAQRADMSKRSVERRLNLIRQIWMSEGAMDEPSV
- a CDS encoding protein kinase domain-containing protein, translating into MSLPSDKVAIPKQVSHYAIENRMAEGAFGVVYLGRNQRNNEQVAIKLVRLDPNADSHERFKDEAKLLAQLNHPGIVPFIDAGISGDFHYLVSTFVPGDTLEVWLKQNQLATARVVDIAIELTSALAHAHAHRIVHRDLKPQNIIMRDGRHPVIVDFDLAIHDLIGSTAKRRRGVVAGTPSFMSPEQVIGQGHRIDGRTDIYSLGVILYRMLTGHLPFRSSDAEELRQQIRQDDPQPPRQLAPAIPPMLEQVCLKAMAKDFPDRHATADDLASELACVRRELSNRRGRETHRDTSNTSEDSEWKATSGPPQSRMQRKRGRRIKRASMQRQITLLHLASDLFSSSDTQAILSLDEQSVMHEEFMQFCQDLVVKQQGRLVGRTDLGGLFSFGFPIAGEVCLRRGVRTALEFQDKFPELAERWQRMSGVTVLSKAVVHCDRAVVVSDGEYETENAFELNGHLRYVVAEMTRRALPRHVVVSDAARIGVKTYYETKPLDSIQLGKSEQFALHQVLGEGKTGSLDWAGLRGRLTPMIGRDDATSCLQERWRQTSSGEGSVTLVSGEPGIGKSRLIHWLCQWVDSRAGKPSDDSPREQRPIQLLIHSDPYYRQSSLHGVVACLRRSIGIDESVPAIKQLSKMVRYLDDLGIEGDQEVGLMASLLSISLAGCYPPLDLSPAAKKEATFELLRDWLNAYAKRSPVLLVLEDLHWADPSTLELLRRVIANGFPPSMMAVMTHRPEFKTDWGDHSGVSRMKLQRLDSVQMREMFAFCVGEEKANEHEASDWLQRTDGIPLFIEQIATIFESGSVLGSDAIPDRLQDLLLSRMQDGGRIPEAIQRGAAIGRSFDWDAIQAICDATDSELNFELDTLVRSELLFRDSRRDDSRFTFKHALIQDAAYETMIASQQQLTHGRIANHFLACQSPYPAEVIAHHFHRAHNWPQAVEHWLQAAQNATQAAAHLEAESHLGMALQALGHIEASVERDRKEIELRSLLGVHLQAIHGYAAAEVFTNYQRALILCEQLDDALATFPVAYGLFRYHVLQSQLSQASNLAETLLRTARETQDIAMLLMAHRAIGTTDAYRGRLDSARQHLEAILEVQPTIELRNEISKTDVVDVWVTARAYLAWTLWLQGDSKQALVQSDQAIAQGEPLTHPVSLILPVGFSQWLHQLRGDVDRTEATCNRSDQLGREYGFPFWNAWTLAIRGWVQSARGDHEGAIQTIQDGVTQWRASGTTAGCHYFYTLLAESCLKNHDSGAASEALNQAQAFADKTDERFYEAEILRLRGEVALLYDPADNHGAALWFRKSIELAERQGATALLAKTRRSLHRIHSFNSITE
- a CDS encoding fused MFS/spermidine synthase: MPSCTSVVSGSTINSTNVSKQTTSWFVFAGATLLGAFLVFQVQPVISKCVLPWFGGTPAVWTTCLLFFQVLLFAGYLYAHCLRRFLPPALQGVVHLALLCAAAWSLPIAPSDAWKPVGTEDPTWALLWLLTAHVALPYFVLSSTGPLVQAWLSYENQSDSVYRLYALSNVGSLVALLSYPFVVEPLLSIEQQSIFWSLAFYGFVVVDGWLAISLLRRRKQSVATSGEASATDQPVLAGLRVADWTVWIGLPALASVMLLVVTSHVCQDIAVMPFLWVLPLSLYLLSFIVSFDSPTWYRPKLIAAFTGFAFVVIQLKGWFPGTWQMPVEALSYLVVLFGVCLLCHGETAARKPATQRLTLYYALISFGGAMGGILVALVCPLVFQDYRELPIAMSLSIGVVAITFLASRSWLTMTCDWRLSKGITGLIVAIIGFTAVVTTLTNRTDTIDQRRNFFGVLRVENDAERIQLVHGNTIHGIQLHGPERMTPTSYFGHSSGVGRLIHTMQAESPEMRIGVIGLGCGVLAAYGRESDTMDMYEINPDVLAIAKEHFTFLSDCPATIEHHLGDGRLLLERHTDKKFDLLILDAFSSDAIPAHLLTLEAMQLYRNRLAEDGVLAVHVSNNHLDLVPLTHRLTQAIGMSSRLIQNDHCDQVYTRPSRWVIATDRDDSFWESEHLSVAHKPNAAVVESAPLWTDQHHNLASVLIWPSL
- a CDS encoding DUF255 domain-containing protein, whose translation is MRLTSKPPRIDSSTASSQWSRVMPATVLLGLTTIFTGVAQAEITWRKDLTAAQAEAQQNGKGLLLHFTSDNCVWCDRLEAGAFKSPEVGSAVEKKFVPVKVHAGKSPELAKMFGVTKFPTDVMITPTGKPLGTSVSPQDPTRYIAMLALAARKMPAAAPATQAPNAPQTMLASNASPTTPAKAAVATTPPRTQQNPHVASNNLPSPDSQFAGGATGQLAGARTDGMTLGMPAQAAPQREAKTPAFGTDQPKLAMEGFCSVTVINEDQWIEGNPKFGVVHLGKLYLFQSEAKMKTFLADPAPYTPVLNEIDVVRFFEERVIVPGKRQFGMKDPVHQRMFFFADEAAMDHFWNEYERYTDAAIEVMDHAVRDANPGLN